From a single Apium graveolens cultivar Ventura chromosome 2, ASM990537v1, whole genome shotgun sequence genomic region:
- the LOC141687285 gene encoding secreted RxLR effector protein 161-like — protein sequence MSVVYAPKSAEEKEYMSRVPYASAVGSLMYAMVCTRPDLAQSVSIVSRFMGDPGKEHWQAVKWVFQYLKGTSDVDLIYRCDTECLVTGFSEFDYAGDVESKISMTGYAFTLGGSIVSWKATLQLQ from the coding sequence ATGTCCGTTGTTTATGCACCTAAGTCCGCTGAGGAGAAGGAGTACATGTCTCGAGTTCCCTATGCTAGTGCGGTAGGAAGCTTGATGTATGCAATGGTTTGCACTAGACCCGACCTTGCACAATCTGTCAGTATTGTTAGTAGATTTATGGGTGATCCAGGAAAGGAGCATTGGCAAGCTGTGAAGTGGGTGTTTCAGTACTTAAAAGGTACATCTGATGTTGATCTCATTTATAGATGTGATACGGAGTGTTTGGTGACAGGGTTTTCAGAATTTGATTATGCTGGAGATGTTGAAAGTAAAATATCTATGACTGGTTATGCTTTCACTCTGGGTGGTTCAATTGTCAGTTGGAAAGCTACTCTGCAACTACAGTGA